From a region of the Chondrinema litorale genome:
- a CDS encoding peroxidase family protein: MLQNVSHFVDVQDDSEILYESDFGYMFNFLNRNGSHLLPTGPRTVHYLRRLGTVMADQEISEEDFAERNSTIPSIYTYLGQFIDHDITARTDRNTTYSSIGDGPDIYPLNPLDIVQNLRNGRRPKLDLDSVFGEGPSFSSKYTCQADKLFDNRSLNLFLVDGPGNFLDLKRDKKKDFKAIIADARNDENLIVSQLHATFLKMFNKINDNLDHSGLSNADAYSRARQLCRWAYQYVVLNDYLPTVCDPDVVNDVLRNGPFFYNSSFPYMPLEFSVSAFRFGHSMIRPSYVLNDATTMNIMKILDPAANLIDPTTGNIRVDVVVDWANFVGENPANLARKIDPFIAKGLFDLSKIAGTPPPPSVLASLTQRNLLRGYLLSIPTGQAIAEAMRIDPLTESQLVEGLSEEQTTVMQDSDFVKMTPLWFYILQEAKVQKDGNTLGYVGSKLVGETITGLVKGDFNSYFNNTNDANIESDGILLPDNGMDVKISTIKDILMYAEVLTPDAAVPVAEEAEV, encoded by the coding sequence ATGTTGCAGAACGTATCACATTTTGTAGATGTACAAGATGATTCCGAAATACTGTATGAATCAGATTTTGGCTATATGTTTAATTTTTTAAATAGAAATGGTTCGCATCTTTTACCTACTGGTCCAAGAACTGTTCACTATTTAAGAAGGCTTGGTACTGTAATGGCAGACCAAGAAATTTCTGAAGAAGATTTTGCTGAAAGAAATTCAACCATTCCATCTATTTATACTTATTTAGGACAGTTTATCGATCACGATATTACTGCTAGAACAGATAGAAATACTACCTATAGTAGTATTGGAGATGGTCCAGATATTTATCCGCTTAATCCGCTTGATATTGTACAAAACTTAAGAAATGGTAGAAGACCAAAGCTAGATTTAGACAGTGTTTTTGGCGAAGGTCCTAGTTTTAGCTCAAAGTATACTTGCCAGGCAGATAAGTTATTTGATAACAGAAGTCTCAATTTATTTTTAGTAGATGGTCCAGGAAATTTTCTTGATCTTAAGAGAGATAAGAAAAAAGATTTTAAAGCAATAATCGCAGATGCGAGAAATGATGAAAACTTAATCGTCAGTCAGTTGCATGCTACTTTTCTCAAAATGTTCAATAAAATCAACGATAACTTAGATCACTCAGGACTGAGTAATGCTGATGCTTATAGTCGAGCCAGACAGTTATGTAGATGGGCTTATCAATATGTAGTGTTAAATGATTATTTGCCAACCGTTTGTGATCCAGATGTTGTAAATGATGTTCTTAGAAATGGACCATTTTTCTACAATTCCAGTTTCCCTTATATGCCTTTGGAGTTTTCAGTTTCAGCTTTCAGGTTCGGGCACTCTATGATTCGTCCATCTTATGTGTTAAATGATGCGACAACCATGAATATAATGAAAATATTAGATCCAGCTGCTAATTTAATTGATCCGACAACAGGTAATATTCGAGTAGATGTGGTAGTAGACTGGGCAAATTTTGTAGGTGAAAATCCAGCTAATTTAGCTAGAAAGATTGATCCATTTATAGCTAAAGGCTTGTTCGATTTAAGTAAAATTGCAGGTACTCCACCGCCACCATCTGTATTGGCAAGTCTTACTCAGCGAAATCTATTGAGAGGTTATTTATTAAGCATTCCTACAGGTCAGGCAATTGCAGAAGCTATGAGGATAGACCCTTTAACTGAAAGTCAATTGGTAGAAGGCTTAAGTGAGGAACAAACAACTGTAATGCAAGATTCTGATTTTGTTAAGATGACGCCTCTCTGGTTTTATATTTTACAAGAAGCTAAAGTTCAAAAAGACGGCAATACTTTAGGTTATGTAGGCAGTAAATTGGTAGGAGAAACCATTACTGGACTTGTTAAAGGAGATTTTAATAGCTATTTTAACAATACAAATGATGCAAATATAGAATCAGATGGAATTCTATTACCAGATAATGGAATGGATGTAAAAATTAGTACAATAAAAGATATTTTGATGTATGCCGAAGTGCTCACTCCTGATGCTGCAGTACCAGTGGCTGAGGAAGCTGAGGTATAA
- a CDS encoding serine hydrolase domain-containing protein, with protein sequence MKFVITILIFSLTIHFLSAQNEEQLIQKAIEKHGEKFIKNKNISSVSIGVYKNDKTYTTHFGELEKGARNSPNNKTIYEIASVTKTMTGYLVAKAILEEKLKLEDDIRDYLKDDYPNLAFENNPITIQHLLTHTGSLPPFLPLEMNGVFDKFDEIVPFKVDSIESKYSKDQFLADLHEVVIANKPGTQYSYSNVGAEILGYILENIYQKSIDKLMQESFLEAYNMTNTAIHLNSEQKERLTKGYWMSNEIPSPNQKNKLWATGSGVKSTLPDLLDYIKMQLDESDAIAKESHRILYDNGNTLKLAYFWRVWQDKYGTSFNHHGGTSGMQNWLYIFPKYNLGISIITNQSGPKTPKLLSKTVKKILKDVVE encoded by the coding sequence ATGAAATTCGTAATCACCATTTTAATTTTTAGCTTAACAATCCACTTTTTATCTGCACAAAATGAAGAACAGTTAATTCAAAAAGCGATTGAAAAGCATGGTGAAAAATTTATCAAGAACAAAAATATAAGCTCAGTATCTATAGGTGTATACAAGAATGACAAAACCTATACAACTCATTTCGGAGAACTAGAAAAAGGTGCTAGAAACTCTCCTAACAATAAAACAATCTACGAAATCGCTTCTGTCACAAAAACAATGACTGGTTATTTAGTTGCAAAAGCCATTTTGGAAGAAAAGCTAAAACTAGAAGATGATATTAGAGACTATTTGAAAGACGATTATCCCAATTTAGCTTTTGAGAACAATCCAATTACTATTCAACATTTACTGACACATACAGGTAGCCTTCCTCCATTTTTGCCTTTAGAAATGAATGGTGTATTTGATAAGTTTGATGAGATTGTTCCATTCAAAGTTGACAGCATTGAAAGTAAGTATAGCAAAGATCAATTTCTTGCAGATTTACATGAAGTTGTAATTGCTAATAAACCGGGCACTCAATATTCTTATTCCAATGTTGGTGCTGAAATCTTAGGTTATATTCTTGAAAATATCTATCAAAAAAGCATTGATAAGCTGATGCAAGAAAGCTTTTTAGAAGCCTACAATATGACCAACACAGCAATTCATCTAAATAGTGAGCAAAAAGAAAGATTGACAAAAGGATATTGGATGAGTAATGAAATTCCATCTCCTAATCAAAAAAATAAGCTTTGGGCTACTGGCAGTGGAGTAAAATCTACTTTACCAGACTTATTAGATTACATAAAAATGCAATTAGACGAATCGGATGCTATTGCAAAGGAAAGCCATCGTATACTTTACGATAATGGAAACACATTAAAACTTGCCTACTTTTGGAGAGTATGGCAAGATAAATACGGCACTTCTTTTAATCATCATGGTGGAACAAGTGGCATGCAAAACTGGCTTTATATATTCCCTAAATACAATCTGGGAATTTCAATTATTACCAACCAAAGCGGACCCAAAACTCCCAAATTGCTGAGTAAAACTGTAAAGAAAATATTGAAGGATGTTGTGGAGTGA
- a CDS encoding MarR family winged helix-turn-helix transcriptional regulator, translated as MDYLLIESLRSSISGLHKTLRKSFTDGNSFSLTELETIGLIYRNEQILPSELAAKTKITTPSMSQILKKMEKMGIIIRTPSKEDGRKVYISLSEEGQQIVDKAKYRKDEMLKHLLESKLSAEEINLLAQAIPILKKLNT; from the coding sequence ATGGATTATTTATTAATTGAATCTTTGAGAAGTAGTATTTCAGGACTTCATAAAACATTAAGAAAGAGCTTTACAGATGGTAACTCTTTCTCTTTAACAGAACTAGAAACAATTGGGCTTATCTATCGGAATGAGCAAATTCTTCCATCTGAACTAGCTGCTAAAACTAAAATTACTACACCGAGTATGTCTCAAATACTCAAGAAAATGGAAAAAATGGGGATTATCATTCGCACTCCATCAAAAGAAGATGGACGCAAGGTTTATATATCTCTGAGTGAAGAAGGACAGCAAATAGTAGACAAAGCAAAATACCGCAAAGACGAAATGCTGAAACATTTACTAGAAAGTAAATTATCTGCGGAAGAAATAAATCTTTTAGCACAAGCAATACCGATTTTAAAAAAACTAAATACCTAA
- a CDS encoding ExbD/TolR family protein: MGYLQKDQVAVNAGSMADIAFLLLIFFLVTTTIVNDKGILMKLPIKNNESVELNQRNVFAILVNSKDEILAKNELIKFDQLKDRTKKFIDNNGANAHLSDSPLKAVVSIRTDRGTTYDTYLKVLDELKLSYNELRAASLGLRLAEYENLDIKNPEEKELLDQARELYPMQISDAEPLESK, from the coding sequence ATGGGTTACTTGCAAAAAGACCAGGTTGCAGTAAATGCAGGCTCTATGGCAGATATTGCCTTTTTGTTACTAATATTTTTTCTGGTAACAACCACAATTGTTAATGATAAGGGTATCTTAATGAAGCTTCCGATTAAGAATAATGAGTCAGTAGAATTGAACCAGAGAAATGTATTTGCCATTCTGGTTAATTCTAAAGATGAAATTCTGGCAAAAAATGAGTTGATAAAGTTTGATCAATTAAAAGATAGAACTAAAAAGTTTATCGATAATAATGGAGCAAATGCCCATTTATCAGATTCTCCTTTAAAAGCGGTGGTTTCTATAAGAACAGATAGGGGAACAACTTACGATACTTATTTAAAAGTTTTGGATGAGTTAAAGTTGAGTTATAATGAATTGAGAGCGGCTTCTCTAGGTTTACGTTTAGCAGAATATGAGAATTTGGACATTAAAAATCCTGAAGAAAAAGAACTGTTAGATCAGGCTCGTGAATTATATCCAATGCAAATCTCAGATGCTGAGCCACTAGAGTCTAAGTGA
- a CDS encoding MFS transporter has protein sequence MNTRAQNIFKALKSPNYRIFITGQAISRIGTWMERTGVSWVVYEMTHSTFILGLTVFASQFPSFMFSLYGGIISDRYNRHKVVLYTQIASMVQATILAVLVLMGDTEIWHILVLITILGVINAFDIPARQSLVHQLIEDPDDLPNAVALNSSVVNIARLVGPALSGVILSTLGAGICFSINALSYLAVIVSLLFLKLKPQIIKPKKQSNLVEIKEGFNYLKSNQILAPITLYIAVVSFLILPYNTLLPEFAKEIFHGDAQTYGYINSSIGFGALLGTFFLASIKSESKQRMVLLLNSFLLGLSLIAFSFINYLPVALLISVIAGFSGLTQSTICLTIIQTRSDPDMRGRMISLFAMAMFGMLPLGSLLVGTISHNLGSSHTILFEGILAIVVSIVFAKYLITKNINRETIVNKMKEKVNSF, from the coding sequence ATGAACACAAGAGCACAAAATATATTTAAAGCACTCAAATCTCCCAATTATAGAATATTTATTACAGGTCAGGCTATTTCGAGAATAGGCACTTGGATGGAGCGTACCGGGGTTAGCTGGGTGGTGTATGAAATGACGCATTCCACTTTCATACTTGGCCTTACTGTATTTGCTTCGCAGTTTCCATCATTTATGTTTTCTTTATATGGTGGAATCATATCAGACAGATACAACAGACACAAAGTGGTATTATATACACAAATAGCGTCCATGGTGCAGGCGACTATTTTAGCGGTGTTAGTTTTAATGGGAGATACAGAAATATGGCATATACTGGTGCTGATTACCATACTTGGGGTTATCAACGCTTTTGATATTCCCGCTAGACAATCACTGGTGCATCAGCTAATTGAAGACCCAGATGATTTACCAAATGCAGTTGCTCTCAACTCTTCGGTTGTAAATATAGCCAGATTAGTTGGCCCTGCCCTATCTGGTGTAATACTGAGCACGCTCGGAGCAGGTATCTGTTTCTCCATAAATGCATTAAGTTATTTAGCCGTAATTGTTTCTTTGCTATTTTTAAAACTTAAACCTCAAATTATTAAGCCGAAAAAGCAAAGCAATCTAGTTGAAATAAAAGAAGGATTTAATTATCTCAAATCTAATCAAATACTTGCTCCAATCACGCTTTACATTGCTGTAGTAAGTTTCTTGATTTTGCCATATAATACCTTGCTACCAGAATTTGCCAAAGAGATTTTTCATGGAGATGCACAAACATACGGATACATTAATAGTAGCATTGGTTTCGGAGCATTGTTAGGCACCTTTTTTCTTGCAAGTATAAAAAGTGAATCTAAACAGCGAATGGTTTTACTCTTAAATTCATTTTTATTAGGATTGAGTTTAATTGCTTTTTCATTTATCAATTATTTACCAGTAGCACTGCTAATATCAGTAATTGCCGGATTTAGCGGATTAACACAATCTACCATTTGCTTAACCATAATTCAGACTCGCTCAGACCCAGATATGCGAGGTAGAATGATTAGCTTGTTTGCTATGGCGATGTTTGGAATGCTTCCACTTGGTAGTTTACTAGTTGGAACAATCTCACATAATTTAGGAAGTTCGCATACTATTTTATTTGAAGGAATATTGGCCATCGTAGTTTCAATTGTATTTGCTAAATACTTGATTACGAAAAACATCAACCGAGAAACTATAGTCAACAAGATGAAGGAAAAGGTGAATAGCTTCTGA
- a CDS encoding response regulator — MVNLVIADDHQVILDGIESLIEGEADMQVVGKACNGKQLIKMITSIEVDMVLLDINMPVMDGIESVEYIKTNFPDIKIVVLTMYNDKGFVTKMVELGVNGYILKNTGKRELLNAIRMVLQKGSHFSVDVMSAVIEGMSNRRMKRQQKVCLTKREKQILIYIVNGDYNKEIGEKLNIAVNTVETHRKNIISKLHAKNTAHLVRIAIENKLVPA; from the coding sequence ATGGTAAATCTAGTAATCGCCGATGACCATCAAGTAATTTTAGATGGAATCGAATCTCTTATAGAAGGTGAAGCGGATATGCAAGTTGTTGGCAAAGCTTGTAATGGAAAGCAACTTATCAAAATGATAACATCTATCGAAGTAGATATGGTGCTTTTAGATATTAATATGCCTGTAATGGATGGAATCGAGTCTGTAGAATATATAAAGACCAATTTTCCAGATATTAAGATTGTTGTTTTAACCATGTATAACGACAAAGGTTTTGTTACCAAAATGGTAGAACTAGGTGTAAATGGTTACATTCTAAAAAATACAGGTAAAAGAGAATTGCTCAATGCTATAAGAATGGTACTGCAAAAAGGCTCACATTTTAGTGTGGATGTAATGAGTGCTGTTATAGAAGGTATGAGCAACCGAAGAATGAAAAGACAACAAAAAGTTTGTTTAACTAAAAGAGAAAAACAAATTTTAATATACATTGTAAACGGAGATTATAATAAAGAAATAGGGGAGAAATTAAACATTGCAGTTAATACTGTAGAGACGCACCGAAAGAATATTATAAGTAAACTCCATGCTAAAAACACAGCCCATTTAGTTAGAATCGCAATTGAAAATAAACTAGTACCAGCCTGA
- a CDS encoding S8 family serine peptidase, with translation MEATKLLIGGEMVTLYKVSDCFAVFLRDGGKYSNDIRIVPVNNSENLDYLMEELRQARGNEVISHLYNSDMISGEKVLPLDTITVQFKDGTSCVLRFQIFNKFGLEVIEQISYLPRSYTVRLTSFSKRNPLKIVSELRKHKEIKIAEPDLSTQVSLNYIPSDTLYKDQWYLNNSGGTYSLKAGADVKAEGAWKFTKGVRSVRVCIIDNGFNLSHPDLVAMDKIVAAKEFGSAKSKKDITHGTACALLAVAEENGQGMVGLAPKCSLMPLSMPTWLSDNIYIEMLQYAMDNFADVISCSWSTSAWNFPLSTKLKALLHKVSTEGRRNKKGCIIIFAAGNENRPINGNKDGHASHHGFAIYPDVIAVGASNSLDRRASFSNYGKELTVCAPSYGFPGKEINVPQYTDSNEQHQLYKIGGTSCSTALVAGLVALVLSVNPDLSSSEVKRIIIETADKIDLNNANYDTNGHSEYFGFGRINAQKAVEMAMKTKC, from the coding sequence ATGGAGGCCACAAAACTTCTTATAGGAGGAGAAATGGTTACTTTATATAAAGTATCTGATTGCTTTGCTGTTTTTTTAAGAGATGGAGGTAAGTATTCTAATGATATCCGGATAGTACCAGTAAATAATTCTGAAAACCTGGATTACCTTATGGAAGAATTGAGACAGGCCAGAGGCAATGAAGTTATTTCGCATTTGTATAATTCAGATATGATATCAGGTGAAAAAGTTTTACCACTAGATACAATTACTGTTCAATTTAAAGATGGCACTTCTTGTGTTCTGAGATTTCAAATTTTTAATAAGTTTGGTTTAGAAGTGATTGAGCAAATTAGTTATTTGCCGAGGTCTTATACTGTTCGCTTAACATCATTTTCGAAAAGAAATCCTTTAAAAATTGTCTCAGAATTACGAAAACATAAAGAAATTAAAATTGCTGAACCAGATTTAAGCACTCAAGTTTCACTGAATTATATTCCGTCTGATACGCTTTATAAAGATCAGTGGTACTTAAATAATTCGGGAGGTACATATAGTTTAAAAGCAGGAGCAGATGTAAAAGCAGAAGGAGCTTGGAAGTTCACCAAAGGTGTTCGATCTGTTAGAGTTTGCATCATAGATAATGGTTTTAATCTATCCCATCCAGATTTAGTTGCAATGGATAAGATAGTTGCAGCAAAAGAATTTGGTAGTGCTAAATCTAAGAAAGATATTACACATGGAACGGCATGTGCATTATTAGCTGTAGCAGAAGAGAATGGGCAAGGAATGGTAGGTTTAGCACCTAAATGTTCGCTAATGCCTTTGAGTATGCCTACTTGGTTATCGGATAATATTTACATCGAAATGCTCCAATATGCGATGGATAATTTTGCTGATGTAATTAGTTGTAGTTGGTCTACTTCTGCATGGAACTTCCCATTATCCACTAAGCTAAAAGCGTTGCTTCATAAAGTCTCAACTGAAGGTAGGCGAAATAAGAAAGGTTGTATAATAATCTTTGCTGCAGGTAATGAGAACAGACCTATAAATGGAAATAAAGATGGACATGCTTCACATCATGGTTTTGCAATATATCCAGATGTAATTGCAGTAGGTGCATCTAATAGTTTAGATAGGCGAGCCAGTTTTAGCAATTATGGGAAAGAGTTAACTGTTTGTGCTCCTTCTTATGGTTTTCCAGGAAAAGAAATTAATGTCCCTCAATATACAGATTCAAATGAGCAGCACCAACTGTATAAAATTGGAGGAACATCTTGTTCAACAGCATTAGTTGCTGGTTTAGTAGCCTTGGTTCTATCAGTCAATCCTGATTTAAGCTCTTCAGAAGTAAAAAGGATTATTATAGAAACTGCAGATAAAATCGATCTTAATAATGCCAATTATGACACAAATGGTCACTCAGAATATTTCGGTTTTGGGCGAATAAATGCACAAAAAGCGGTTGAAATGGCTATGAAAACAAAATGCTAA
- a CDS encoding cysteine hydrolase family protein, producing MNKLNASTAILVMDMQNTILGNYTKLDLETIIQNVKQCINKAKEELITIIYVVLGFRKGFPEVNKDNKMFSAFKENFKHLETSEISKIHPEIAPNPEDIIVKKHRVSAFSGSDLEMILRAANINHLVLTGVATSGVVLSTFAEAFDKDYSLTVISDACTDRDDDVHKILTEKVFPRRAEVVTTEEWIK from the coding sequence ATGAATAAGCTTAATGCTTCAACTGCAATTTTAGTGATGGATATGCAAAACACAATATTGGGTAACTATACTAAACTCGATTTGGAAACAATAATCCAAAATGTAAAACAATGCATAAACAAAGCTAAAGAAGAACTAATTACCATTATTTATGTGGTACTTGGTTTTAGGAAGGGCTTTCCCGAAGTCAATAAAGATAATAAGATGTTTTCTGCTTTTAAAGAAAATTTCAAGCATTTAGAAACTTCAGAAATATCGAAAATCCATCCTGAAATTGCCCCAAATCCAGAAGATATTATTGTGAAAAAACACAGAGTTAGCGCTTTTTCAGGAAGTGATTTAGAGATGATTTTAAGAGCAGCAAATATTAATCACCTCGTATTAACAGGAGTTGCAACTAGCGGAGTTGTATTATCAACCTTTGCAGAAGCATTTGACAAAGACTACAGTTTAACAGTAATTTCTGATGCTTGTACAGATCGAGATGATGACGTGCATAAAATATTAACTGAAAAAGTTTTTCCAAGAAGAGCCGAAGTTGTGACCACAGAAGAATGGATAAAATAA
- a CDS encoding tetratricopeptide repeat-containing sensor histidine kinase has product MIKYYLGFSILIIFCFYRNTTHNVSSKADYLKIDGLNNLAWEYRKKDEKIALEYAREALKLSNRYNYNEGKATAYKQIGLITSYGLNPREALLYYDSAIIALSGTNDTLLAKIYNNKAVLYKNLSDYDNAKKYFTNSLAIKTELNDSLGIAKTYNNISNVYFYEGKYSLSIEYLIKSIEIKERLNDKSLGVSYMNLSNRFEFRHNYQNALHYNHLAFNNFLYQEDSSMMLDALYNKGIILLDSGLYESAIKTFHNCLDVFSISDVFLSDFYDNLGNAYLHVNDFDKSLEYHNKSLSLREKSKIESKVLSSYINVGKDYYLSGNFDEALKYFYNALNINPNDPNELKRIYQNLTLTYEGLGKDGLALNYYKRYTSLKDSLFTIQKHLGEAELIEKYESDKKAQRIEHLQMEKSFVEAQASIVAFQRNASFFFSLMVIAVAFSAVKYYQFKKRASQELALKIEEINERRISDLMKAQELEVLNALLKGQETERMRVAQDLHDRIGCLLSTVKYHFSSFDNKLNEMADTFKEQYDKANTILDEACNEVRNVSHNLASGVLYKFGLVPALESLADNIRSSNSLQIEIFEFGVKRRLESTLELTLYRIVQELLANILKHAKAREVSIQITKRATALSLIVEDDGVGFDPQLAANGIGLKNIEARLVEHKGKLSIDSGLGSGTSIIIEIPLNLET; this is encoded by the coding sequence ATGATAAAGTATTATTTAGGCTTCAGTATTTTAATAATCTTCTGCTTTTATAGGAATACAACTCATAATGTTTCCTCAAAAGCTGATTACTTAAAAATTGATGGCCTAAATAATCTTGCATGGGAATACAGAAAAAAAGATGAAAAAATAGCCTTGGAATATGCCAGAGAGGCTCTTAAGTTATCAAACAGATACAATTATAATGAAGGTAAGGCTACTGCATATAAGCAAATTGGATTAATAACAAGTTATGGTTTAAATCCTAGAGAAGCATTACTTTATTATGATTCAGCTATTATTGCATTATCAGGCACTAATGATACTCTTTTAGCTAAAATTTATAACAATAAAGCAGTTTTGTATAAAAACCTTAGCGATTATGATAATGCAAAAAAATACTTTACCAATAGTCTAGCAATTAAAACAGAACTTAATGATAGTTTGGGTATAGCAAAGACTTATAATAATATTAGTAATGTTTATTTTTATGAGGGGAAATATTCACTTAGTATAGAATATCTTATTAAAAGTATAGAAATAAAAGAAAGACTAAATGATAAGTCTTTGGGAGTTTCTTATATGAATTTAAGTAATAGATTTGAATTCAGGCATAACTATCAAAATGCATTACATTATAATCATTTAGCATTCAATAACTTTCTTTATCAGGAAGATTCATCGATGATGCTAGATGCTTTATATAATAAAGGAATAATTTTACTTGATTCGGGATTATATGAAAGTGCAATTAAAACATTTCATAATTGCTTAGATGTATTTTCTATAAGTGATGTCTTTTTATCTGATTTTTATGATAATTTAGGTAACGCTTATTTACATGTTAATGATTTTGATAAATCTCTTGAGTATCACAATAAAAGTTTGAGCTTAAGAGAAAAAAGTAAAATAGAATCGAAGGTATTATCATCTTATATTAATGTAGGTAAGGATTATTATTTATCAGGGAATTTTGATGAGGCATTAAAATATTTTTACAATGCTTTAAATATCAATCCAAACGATCCCAATGAGTTAAAAAGAATATATCAAAACTTAACTCTTACCTACGAAGGCTTGGGGAAAGATGGACTCGCCTTAAATTATTATAAAAGATACACATCCCTAAAAGATTCTTTATTTACCATTCAAAAGCATTTAGGTGAGGCTGAGTTAATAGAGAAATATGAATCTGATAAAAAAGCACAGAGAATAGAGCATCTACAGATGGAGAAAAGCTTTGTAGAAGCTCAAGCAAGTATAGTTGCGTTCCAAAGAAATGCATCTTTCTTTTTTAGTTTAATGGTAATAGCCGTCGCTTTTTCAGCAGTAAAATATTACCAATTTAAGAAGAGGGCAAGTCAAGAACTGGCTTTAAAAATAGAAGAAATTAATGAGCGGAGAATTTCAGATTTGATGAAAGCCCAAGAGCTAGAAGTATTAAATGCATTGCTCAAGGGGCAAGAAACTGAGCGGATGAGGGTAGCACAAGATTTACACGATAGAATTGGCTGCTTACTATCTACTGTAAAATATCATTTCAGCAGTTTTGATAACAAACTAAATGAAATGGCAGACACTTTTAAAGAGCAGTATGATAAGGCAAATACTATTTTAGATGAAGCTTGTAATGAAGTTAGAAATGTTTCTCACAACCTTGCTTCTGGAGTATTATACAAATTTGGGTTGGTGCCAGCTTTAGAAAGTTTGGCAGATAATATCAGGAGTTCAAATAGTTTACAAATTGAAATTTTCGAGTTTGGGGTCAAAAGAAGATTGGAGTCAACACTCGAATTAACATTATATAGAATCGTTCAAGAATTATTAGCAAACATTTTAAAACATGCAAAAGCAAGAGAAGTATCAATTCAAATTACTAAACGAGCAACAGCATTAAGTTTAATTGTAGAAGACGATGGAGTTGGGTTTGATCCACAGCTAGCTGCTAATGGTATTGGGCTTAAAAACATCGAGGCAAGATTAGTAGAGCATAAAGGTAAACTTAGTATTGATTCTGGTTTAGGAAGTGGAACTTCAATTATTATCGAAATTCCTTTAAATTTAGAAACATAA